The Bacteroidota bacterium genome window below encodes:
- a CDS encoding alpha-L-fucosidase: protein MKTNYKKLISVAISLLLLVNVLLAQTETPQQKSARMKWWNEARFGMFIHWGIYSVPGGIWNGKEIPGIGEWIMNRAKIPVADYAKFAEQFNPVKFNADKWVSLAKAAGVKYIVITTKHHDGFAMFKSEASSYNIVDASPFKRDVIKELAEACAKHDMKLGFYYSQAQDWHQPGGAAAGGHWDKAQDGSMDEYIDKIVVPQVHEILTKYGPVAVLWWDTPVDMNKERAEKIHNLLKLQPNIITNNRLGGGFAGDLETPEQSIPATGIPGKNWESCMTMNDTWGFKKKDNNWKSTEKLIRNLIDIASKGGNYLLNVGPTPEGLIPDSSVVRLKEMGEWLKSYGASIYATTASPFPYLKWGRCTRKGNILYLHVFNWPNNGILNVPLKNQVNRAYLLLPDSKSTNLKVKSSGNHLSIQVPATAPNKIASVIALEIKGEPQIEAAPSFGLKGIASSSQTGATSDMAFDGKADTKWKAAADQHTGWLEADFGKPVKICAVAIQEGGSFERNIQKFSLEYKVGDQWKQVFEGKNIGEGFLRPFSTVKAREFRLNILEAQKSPFITEFQLYKDE, encoded by the coding sequence ATGAAAACGAATTACAAAAAACTGATCTCTGTGGCTATAAGTTTATTGCTTTTAGTCAATGTGCTTTTAGCCCAAACAGAGACTCCACAACAAAAAAGTGCACGCATGAAATGGTGGAATGAGGCCCGTTTTGGCATGTTCATCCATTGGGGAATATATTCCGTTCCAGGAGGTATATGGAATGGCAAGGAAATTCCCGGGATTGGGGAATGGATCATGAACCGAGCCAAAATTCCTGTGGCCGATTATGCCAAATTTGCTGAACAATTTAATCCGGTGAAATTCAATGCCGACAAGTGGGTGTCGCTTGCAAAAGCTGCAGGGGTAAAATATATAGTGATTACAACCAAACATCACGATGGTTTTGCCATGTTTAAATCTGAGGCTAGTTCTTATAACATTGTGGATGCAAGTCCTTTCAAACGGGATGTCATTAAAGAATTAGCCGAAGCCTGTGCAAAGCATGATATGAAGCTTGGGTTTTATTATTCGCAGGCACAGGACTGGCACCAGCCGGGTGGCGCTGCAGCAGGCGGACATTGGGATAAGGCCCAGGATGGCAGCATGGATGAATATATTGACAAAATTGTTGTTCCACAGGTACATGAAATCCTTACGAAATATGGGCCGGTGGCTGTTTTGTGGTGGGATACCCCGGTGGATATGAATAAGGAAAGGGCTGAAAAAATACATAATCTCCTGAAACTCCAACCGAATATCATAACCAACAATCGTTTGGGTGGCGGTTTCGCCGGCGATTTGGAAACTCCTGAACAGAGCATCCCTGCAACTGGTATTCCTGGAAAGAACTGGGAATCGTGCATGACCATGAATGATACCTGGGGCTTTAAAAAGAAGGATAACAATTGGAAAAGCACGGAAAAGTTAATCAGAAACCTGATTGATATTGCTTCAAAGGGTGGAAATTACCTGCTGAATGTAGGCCCGACTCCTGAAGGCCTTATCCCTGATTCTTCAGTGGTTCGTTTAAAGGAAATGGGTGAGTGGCTGAAATCATACGGAGCTTCTATTTATGCCACAACTGCAAGTCCGTTCCCTTATCTGAAGTGGGGACGCTGCACCCGTAAGGGAAATATCTTGTACCTGCATGTCTTCAACTGGCCCAATAACGGGATACTTAACGTGCCTCTTAAAAATCAGGTGAACCGTGCATATCTTCTTTTACCGGATTCAAAATCTACGAATCTGAAAGTGAAATCTTCTGGCAATCATCTTTCCATACAGGTACCAGCAACGGCACCCAACAAGATTGCTAGTGTAATAGCTCTTGAGATTAAAGGAGAACCTCAGATTGAAGCAGCTCCTTCATTTGGTTTGAAAGGAATTGCCTCATCATCACAAACCGGTGCTACCTCCGATATGGCCTTTGATGGCAAAGCCGACACAAAATGGAAAGCTGCTGCTGACCAACATACAGGATGGCTGGAAGCCGATTTTGGGAAACCTGTAAAAATTTGCGCGGTGGCTATTCAGGAAGGTGGAAGTTTTGAAAGGAATATTCAGAAATTTAGCCTGGAGTATAAAGTGGGTGATCAATGGAAACAAGTGTTTGAAGGGAAAAATATAGGGGAAGGTTTTCTTCGTCCATTTTCTACCGTTAAAGCCCGCGAATTCCGTTTAAATATTCTGGAAGCGCAAAAGTCGCCTTTTATTACTGAATTCCAACTTTACAAGGACGAATAA